Proteins found in one Pontibacter sp. SGAir0037 genomic segment:
- the pseB gene encoding UDP-N-acetylglucosamine 4,6-dehydratase (inverting): MALDLNHKSILVTGGTGSFGKKFIQMVYERFPQVKRLVIYSRDELKQFEMSQVFPHSKYNSIRFFIGDVRDGERFKRACEGIDIIVHAAALKQVPAAEYNPMECIKTNVLGAENVINAALDCGVKDVVALSTDKAAAPINLYGATKLCSDKLFVAANNMKGKRDIRFSVVRYGNVIGSRGSVVPFFLSKRKDGVLPITHPDMTRFNISLEEGVELVFHALEKHWGGEIFVPKIPSYRITDVAEAIGPDCRQEEVGIRPGEKLHEEMITETDSLNTVELENNYVILPSTPTWSIEEFLKAHHGKMVEMGFKYNSGTNTDWLTVAQLREQIRKHVDPNFTV; the protein is encoded by the coding sequence ATGGCATTAGATCTTAATCATAAATCTATATTAGTAACAGGCGGCACAGGTTCGTTCGGCAAAAAATTTATACAAATGGTATATGAGCGTTTCCCGCAGGTGAAGCGCCTTGTTATTTACTCCCGCGACGAACTGAAACAGTTTGAAATGTCGCAGGTATTTCCGCACAGCAAATACAATTCCATCCGCTTTTTTATAGGTGATGTGCGCGATGGGGAGCGTTTTAAACGCGCCTGTGAAGGAATTGATATCATTGTGCATGCTGCTGCGCTTAAGCAGGTGCCCGCTGCCGAGTATAACCCCATGGAGTGCATCAAAACCAATGTGCTGGGCGCTGAAAATGTTATCAATGCAGCGCTTGATTGTGGAGTAAAAGATGTGGTGGCGCTTTCAACTGACAAGGCTGCGGCTCCAATTAACCTGTATGGCGCCACTAAGCTCTGCTCCGACAAACTGTTTGTAGCGGCTAACAACATGAAAGGCAAGCGGGATATCCGTTTCTCTGTTGTGCGCTATGGCAACGTGATCGGCTCCAGGGGCTCTGTGGTTCCTTTCTTCTTGAGCAAACGTAAAGATGGGGTTCTCCCGATCACTCACCCCGACATGACCCGTTTTAATATCTCTCTGGAAGAAGGTGTAGAGCTGGTTTTTCATGCACTGGAGAAACACTGGGGTGGCGAAATATTTGTACCTAAAATTCCATCTTACCGCATTACAGATGTAGCAGAGGCCATTGGCCCGGATTGCAGGCAGGAAGAAGTAGGCATACGGCCAGGCGAGAAACTGCACGAAGAAATGATCACCGAAACCGATTCACTGAACACGGTAGAGCTGGAGAACAATTATGTAATCTTACCCTCCACACCCACCTGGAGCATTGAGGAATTTCTGAAGGCACATCATGGTAAAATGGTGGAAATGGGCTTTAAGTATAACTCTGGTACCAATACCGATTGGCTGACAGTAGCGCAACTGCGTGAGCAGATCAGGAAACACGTAGACCCGAATTTCACAGTGTAA